The Lycium barbarum isolate Lr01 chromosome 9, ASM1917538v2, whole genome shotgun sequence genome has a segment encoding these proteins:
- the LOC132611797 gene encoding 3-ketoacyl-CoA synthase 20-like: MGCTTGLLAIRLANQLLQVRENTCALILSTENTTDCIYVGNDMSKFIPNCTFRVGGAAILLSNRPSDKKFSKYELLHDVHTHGASLDRSYKSIFLEEDEQGFIGVSITKDLLVAATNAIETNITLLGPLILPLSEKYIFLKNVIARRLLRVKNIRKYVPKFNKSVDHFLPHVGGLPVLNQLQKILKFGDESMEASKTTLQRFGNTSSSSIWYELAYGEAKGRIKKNDRIWQMAFGSGFKCSSLIWRATRSVDCNDLKNPWNGEIDMVDPNLDRTGTFYNYFELPQES; this comes from the exons ATGGGGTGCACTACCGGACTCTTGGCAATTCGACTTGCCAACCAACTTCTTCAG GTTCGTGAAAACACATGTGCGTTAATATTAAGTACAGAGAACACTACAGACTGCATCTACGTGGGAAATGATATGTCCAAATTCATACCAAATTGCACATTTCGTGTTGGTGGAGCTGCCATTCTACTCTCTAATCGACCATCAGATAAAAAATTCTCCAAATACGAACTCCTTCATGATGTCCATACTCACGGTGCAAGTTTAGATCGTTCATACAAATCCATTTTCCTAGAAGAAGATGAACAAGGTTTTATTGGTGTATCCATAACAAAAGATCTCTTAGTCGCAGCAACAAATGCTATCGAAACCAATATTACCTTATTAGGTCCTTTAATCCTACCCTTGTCAGAGAAATACATTTTCTTGAAAAATGTTATTGCAAGACGACTTCTAAGGGTTAAAAATATCAGGAAGTACGTACCAAAATTCAATAAATCTGTTGACCATTTCTTACCACATGTTGGGGGATTGCCAGTTCTAAATCAGTTACAAAAAATCTTGAAGTTTGGTGATGAGAGCATGGAAGCTTCGAAAACTACATTGCAAAGATTTGGGAATACTTCGAGTAGTTCAATTTGGTATGAACTAGCATATGGAGAAGCCAAAGGGAGGATCAAGAAAAATGATCGTATTTGGCAAATGGCATTTGGGTCGGGTTTCAAATGTAGCAGTTTGATTTGGCGTGCCACGAGGTCTGTTGATTGCAATGACTTGAAAAATCCATGGAATGGAGAAATAGATATGGTTGATCCCAACTTGGATAGGACTGGAACATTCTATAACTATTTTGAACTGCCACAGGAATCTTGA
- the LOC132611798 gene encoding uncharacterized protein LOC132611798 gives MDKYITRWKIGQPSCSSTHPSVASSVAPEIQREIMDPEIQRETFPSGVNLESFEADPGIRKTIAEYNPNICDEVRRYYIQKGPCQPEVHDFPKTKFGKEMRQFNANWYKGRRKWLKYNITKDVAYCLCCYLFQNEHESNGNTSETYTKVGFKAWNKALERFRAHVGEVNSIHNKCFNRMLDLMNQSQSIQTAYDKKLEKDKSESRRHLSVSVDVTRFLLRLGLSFRGHNESQYSSNRGIFLELLQWYGDINEVVGSIILENAPKNEMMCSPSIQKYIVDSCAKETIKAIIEDLDGDYFGILVHESKDTSHKEQMAIVLRYVSKEGEVVERFVGIIHVSDTSARSLKEAIYSFLSDHSLSPSQIRGQGYDGASNMQGELNGLKTLILNETPSAYCIHCFAHQLQLTLVALAKKNSNVDDFFCIVTNVLNIVGASFKRRDLLREHQAEKLEELLISGEVHTRRGLNQERRFQRPGDTRWGSHYRTLDNLIVLFPSIIHVLEFTGRECPNYIDRLVAKSLVSTIKEFDFAFMLHLMWKVLMMTTELSSSLQRMYQAIVNAMGLFALTK, from the coding sequence ATGGATAAGTATATCACGAGATGGAAAATTGGGCAACCAAGTTGTAGTTCTACTCATCCATCTGTTGCTTCATCCGTAGCTCCAGAAATTCAAAGGGAAATCATGGATCCAGAAATTCAAAGGGAAACATTTCCTTCGGGTGTTAATTTAGAATCTTTTGAAGCTGATCCGGGAATTAGAAAGACTATTGCAGAATATAACCCTAATATATGTGATGAAGTTAGGAGATATTATATTCAAAAAGGGCCTTGCCAACCTGAGGTTCATGATTTTCCTAAAACTAAGTTTGGGAAGGAAATGCGCCAGTTTAATGCTAATTGGTATAAAGGTCGTCGTAAGTGGTTGAAGTACAATATAACAAAAGATGTTGCATATTGTTTGTGTTGCTATTTGTTCCAAAATGAACATGAAAGTAATGGAAATACGAGTGAAACTTATACAAAAGTTGGCTTTAAAGCTTGGAACAAGGCTCTTGAAAGATTTAGAGCTCATGTTGGAGAGGTAAATAGCATCCACAACAAGTGTTTTAATAGGATGCTTGATTTAATGAATCAATCACAGTCAATTCAAACTGCCTATGACAAGAAACTCGAAAAAGACAAAAGTGAATCGCGACGTCACTTGAGTGTTTCAGTCGATGTGACAAGGTTTCTCTTGAGACTAGGATTATCATTCCGTGGGCATAATGAGAGTCAATATTCTTCAAATAGAGGTATCTTTCTTGAACTTTTGCAATGGTATGGAGATATTAATGAAGTTGTTGGAAGCATTATATTAGAAAACGCcccaaaaaatgaaatgatgtgtTCTCCAAGTATTCAAAAGTATATTGTTGATTCTTGTGCTAAAGAAACAATCAAAGCCATCATTGAAGACTTGGATGGGGATTATTTCGGGATACTAGTTCATGAATCAAAGGATACATCACACAAGGAGCAAATGGCAATTGTTCTGAGATATGTTAGCAAAGAAGGCGAAGTAGTAGAGCGATTTGTTGGTATTATTCATGTTAGTGATACATCTGCTCGTTCATTAAAGGAGGCAATCTACTCTTTTCTTTCGGATCACTCATTAAGTCCATCACAAATACGTGGACAAGGTTACGATGGAGCTAGCAATATGCAGGGAGAGCTAAATGGTCTTAAGACTTTGATTTTGAATGAGACTCCATCAGCATATTGCATTCATTGTTTTGCTCACCAATTGCAGTTAACACTTGTAGCTCTTGCAAAGAAGAATTCGAATGTAGATGATTTTTTTTGTATAGTTACTAATGTGTTAAATATTGTTGGAGCATCTTTTAAGCGTAGAGATTTGCTTCGAGAACATCAAGCTGAAAAGTTAGAGGAGCTGCTCATATCAGGTGAAGTGCATACTAGGCGAGGATTAAATCAAGAACGTAGATTTCAACGACCAGGTGATACTCGTTGGGGTTCTCATTATAGAACATTAGATAATCTCATTGTCCTATTTCCATCAATCATTCACGTGCTTGAATTTACTGGGCGTGAGTGTCCTAATTATATTGACAGACTTGTTGCTAAAAGTCTTGTGAGTACGATTAAGGAATTTGATTTTGCTTTTATGTTGCACTTGATGTGGAAAGTTCTAATGATGACAACTGAGTTGAGCTCCTCATTACAAAGGATGTATCAAGCTATTGTCAATGCTATGGGACTTTTCGCTCTTACAAAGTAA